GGTTCGGGAGGTACGGCATGTGGACGACGGCCGGGCCGATCCCGGAGGCGGCGAGGCGGGAGCGGAAGGCAGCGGCCTCGCCGTCGGTGAGAGGCTTGAACATCCAGCCCCGCGGGTTCCGGGAGAAGATCTGGAATGTGGTGCACCCCCGTTCCCCGGCCCGCCCAACGACATCGGCAAGGGACCCGGCGATGGAGACATGGCAACCGACGCGTAGCATGGAGATGCGTGGGGCATCAGGAGAGATGAGGGTGACGATCCGGAGAGGCGCCGGACCGGCACATTTATTGCCGCACCGCTCAGGGATGCAAGTGTCGGTATGATCTTTTTTGAGTTCGCCAGGCGAAACGTACGCCTCCACTGGCTCCGGTCCCTCCTTGCGGTGATCGGCATCGTCATCGGCGTCGCCGCCATCGCATCGATGGGCATCCTCGGCAACAGCCTGGTGCTCTCCATCTCCGACACCCTCACCGACGTCGGCGACACCATCGTCGTCACCCCCCATACCGGCGGAGGAAACGGGCCGCCCGGCGCCTCCTCGAAAGGGATCTCAGACAGGCAGGTGACCGAGATCCAGCGCGCCGTCGGGTCGAATATCGTGGTCCCCCTGTACGTGGGCGGGGACCGGATCGTCATCGGCGGCGAAGTCGGGGCCGCATCCATCTACGGGATGCGCCAGGAGGACGTACCCGAACTCCTCGACCTTGACGACGGCGTCTACCTGCGGGGCCAGACAACGACGATGGTCGGCGCGAAACTCGCCGAAGAGTACGACCTCAGGGTCGGAAGCCGGATCCGGGTCGGCGACCAGGAGGAAAGGCTCAGGACGGCCGGGATAATCAGCGAAAGGGGCGTCGGTTTCGACATCAACCCCGACTACGCCCTCGTCGTCTCAGACACCTTCTACCAGGACTTCTACGACGTGGACGAATGGGACCAGGTGATCGTCAAGGTGCGCGACCTCAACGAGATCGACGCGGTCAAGGCCGCCATCGAGGACCAGCTCAACAGGAGAGAGCAGGTGGTGAACGTCCTCGACACGAAGGCGATCCTGGAAACCCTCATCGAGACCTTCAACAGCATCTCGACGTTCACCACGGCCATCGGCGGCATCTCCCTCGTCGTCGCCGGGGTCTCCATCTTCAATGTGATGATGATGTCAGTGACGGAAAGGACAAAGGAGATCGGGGTGATCAGGTCCATCGGCGCCCTGCAGAAAGAGGTCCTCCTGATGTTCCTGTACGAGTCCCTCATCCTCGGCCTGACCGGGAGCGCCATCGGAGGTCTCATGAGTTTTGTCGGCGGCTACCTCGCGGTCAGCGTCATGCTTCAGGACACCTCGTACCTCTTTGTCCCTTCAAGCCTTGTCTACGTCCTGTACGGGATGGCCTTCGGCATCGGCACAAGCATCCTCTCCGGCCTTTACCCCGCGTGGAAGGCCTCCCATGTAAACCCGATCGAGGCGTTGCGGCATGAATGAAGAAGAACCAATCATCAGATTCACGGACGTGACCAAGGTCTACCCCCTGCCGGCAGGCGACGTCGTCGCACTTGACCATGTCTCCCTCGACGTGATGCCCGGCGAGTTCCTGGCGATCATGGGCCCCTCGGGGTCGGGGAAGTCCACCCTCCTGAACCTCATGGGCTGCCTGGACACCCCGACCGCCGGCACCCTCTCCATCAAAGGAAAAGACATCGGCACGCTCTCCGACGACGACCTCACCCGTCTCCGGCGGGACCATATCGGCTTCATCTTCCAGCAGTTCAACCTCATCCCCCTCCTGAATGTCATCGAGAACGTGGAGTTCCCCCATATCCTGAAGGAACAGAAAGGGGGGTGCACCGAGCGCTGCCTTGAGGTCCTCGCCGCCGTCGGCCTTGAAGAGGAACTCTTTTCCCACACGCCCGCGGAACTCTCGGGCGGGCAGCAGCAGAGAGTGGCGATCGCCCGCGCCCTCATCAACGACCCCGAGATCCTCCTTGCCGACGAACCGACAGGCAACTTGGACACGAAGACCGGGACCGGGATCATGGAACTTCTGGACGATATGAACAGGCGGGGCAGGACGATCATCATGGTCACCCACGACCAGAACGTCGCCGCGTACGCACGGCGCAGGATCACCCTCGTCGACGGCAGGATCGCATGATCTTCCTCACCTTCGCGGTGCGGAACCTGCGGCGCCACAAGGCGCGGTCCGTCCTCGCCACTCTCGGGATCGTCATCGGTGTCTTTGCGATCGCGTCCCTCGGCGTCATGGGGAACTCCATCAACCTCCTTGCCGCCGCTCTCATCGCCGATGT
This window of the Methanofollis ethanolicus genome carries:
- a CDS encoding ABC transporter permease, with translation MIFFEFARRNVRLHWLRSLLAVIGIVIGVAAIASMGILGNSLVLSISDTLTDVGDTIVVTPHTGGGNGPPGASSKGISDRQVTEIQRAVGSNIVVPLYVGGDRIVIGGEVGAASIYGMRQEDVPELLDLDDGVYLRGQTTTMVGAKLAEEYDLRVGSRIRVGDQEERLRTAGIISERGVGFDINPDYALVVSDTFYQDFYDVDEWDQVIVKVRDLNEIDAVKAAIEDQLNRREQVVNVLDTKAILETLIETFNSISTFTTAIGGISLVVAGVSIFNVMMMSVTERTKEIGVIRSIGALQKEVLLMFLYESLILGLTGSAIGGLMSFVGGYLAVSVMLQDTSYLFVPSSLVYVLYGMAFGIGTSILSGLYPAWKASHVNPIEALRHE
- a CDS encoding ABC transporter ATP-binding protein; the protein is MNEEEPIIRFTDVTKVYPLPAGDVVALDHVSLDVMPGEFLAIMGPSGSGKSTLLNLMGCLDTPTAGTLSIKGKDIGTLSDDDLTRLRRDHIGFIFQQFNLIPLLNVIENVEFPHILKEQKGGCTERCLEVLAAVGLEEELFSHTPAELSGGQQQRVAIARALINDPEILLADEPTGNLDTKTGTGIMELLDDMNRRGRTIIMVTHDQNVAAYARRRITLVDGRIA